A genomic segment from Bradyrhizobium sp. ISRA430 encodes:
- a CDS encoding flagellar hook-basal body complex protein FliE, with the protein MLEAISSTAISAGQAATRATETQAISPAATAIQSGDDLGFDSVLKQVTTDAIGTMKAGEAASISAMQGKESTRRVVEALMSAEQALQTAVAVRDKVVQAYQEVVRMSI; encoded by the coding sequence ATGCTTGAGGCGATTTCATCCACGGCGATTTCCGCAGGCCAGGCGGCGACTCGCGCGACCGAGACGCAGGCGATCTCGCCCGCGGCAACCGCGATTCAATCGGGCGACGACCTCGGCTTCGATTCCGTGCTCAAGCAGGTGACGACGGACGCAATCGGAACGATGAAGGCGGGCGAAGCGGCGTCGATCTCGGCAATGCAGGGCAAGGAATCGACGCGGCGCGTCGTCGAGGCGCTGATGTCGGCCGAGCAGGCCCTGCAGACGGCGGTCGCGGTTCGCGACAAGGTCGTGCAGGCCTACCAAGAAGTCGTTCGGATGTCGATTTGA
- the flgC gene encoding flagellar basal body rod protein FlgC produces the protein MLDSLSASLTVASSGLEAQSTRMRIVSENLANASSTGRTAGADPYQRKTITFDAAMDRASGAQLAKVKEIGVDTTPYRVEYDPGHPAADKAGYVKLPNVNMMIEMADMREVNRSYEANLQVVKQVRSMLGMTIDLLRS, from the coding sequence ATGCTGGACTCACTGAGCGCCTCACTGACGGTCGCAAGCTCCGGGCTCGAAGCGCAGTCGACGCGCATGCGCATCGTCTCGGAGAACCTTGCGAATGCGAGTTCGACGGGGCGCACCGCCGGCGCTGATCCGTATCAGCGCAAGACGATCACCTTCGATGCCGCAATGGACCGTGCCTCGGGCGCGCAGCTTGCGAAGGTCAAGGAAATCGGGGTCGATACCACGCCGTACCGTGTGGAATACGACCCGGGGCATCCCGCCGCCGACAAGGCCGGCTACGTCAAGCTTCCCAACGTCAACATGATGATCGAGATGGCCGATATGCGGGAAGTCAACCGGTCGTACGAGGCCAATCTCCAGGTCGTGAAACAGGTGAGGTCGATGCTGGGCATGACCATCGATCTCCTGAGGAGCTGA
- the flgB gene encoding flagellar basal body rod protein FlgB codes for MGPLYLFELASSQARWLELRQSTIATNVANANTPGFKARDVEPFNKVLDGTPVRLAMTSPSHMQLSAAETDTRAIAKKDSWEVVHSGNSVSLEQEMIKGSDVNRDYSMNSAIVRSFHRMLLSSAKT; via the coding sequence GTGGGACCGCTTTATCTCTTCGAACTCGCATCGTCGCAGGCGCGCTGGCTCGAACTCCGTCAGTCGACGATCGCCACCAACGTCGCCAACGCCAATACGCCCGGCTTCAAGGCCCGCGACGTCGAGCCGTTCAACAAGGTGCTCGACGGAACGCCGGTGCGGCTCGCAATGACGTCGCCCTCGCACATGCAGCTTTCCGCAGCCGAGACCGATACGCGTGCGATCGCGAAGAAGGATAGCTGGGAGGTGGTTCACTCCGGCAACTCGGTGAGTCTCGAGCAGGAGATGATCAAGGGCAGCGACGTCAATCGCGACTACTCGATGAACTCCGCGATCGTGCGGTCGTTTCACCGCATGCTGCTGTCGAGCGCGAAGACCTGA